In Micromonospora sp. LH3U1, one genomic interval encodes:
- the cspE gene encoding transcription antiterminator/RNA stability regulator CspE translates to MAIGTVKWFNADKGFGFITPDGGGADVFAHFSAIQSSGYRSLDENQRVEFEVTQGQKGPQAENIRPI, encoded by the coding sequence ATGGCTATTGGCACCGTGAAGTGGTTCAACGCTGACAAGGGCTTCGGCTTCATCACCCCGGACGGCGGCGGCGCTGACGTCTTCGCCCACTTCTCGGCGATCCAGTCCTCCGGCTACCGGAGCCTGGACGAGAACCAGCGGGTCGAGTTCGAGGTCACCCAGGGCCAGAAGGGCCCGCAGGCGGAGAACATCCGCCCGATCTGA
- the dapE gene encoding succinyl-diaminopimelate desuccinylase: MENPLTPEVLADPVQLTRALVDIESVSLNEKAIADCVEEVLRGVSHLTTHRHGNTVMARTDLGRSQRVVLAGHLDTVPLNNNFPSTMRGDLMYGCGTSDMKSGVAYALHLAVTLPDPRYDVTYFFYEAEEIESQYNGLNLVHQAYPEWLEADFAVLLEPTYGIVEAGCQGTMRAIVTTTGERAHAARSWHGVNAIHAAGEVLRRLQAYEARRVTIEGCDFREGMNAVRINGGVAGNVIPDRCEIEVNYRYAPDRDPAAAEEHLREVFAGFEVAVTDAAAGAAPGLEAAPAKEFLAAVGAAPIGKLGWTDVARFAAMGIPALNFGPGDPNLAHHKDEHVEISKIRDGAATLHRWLAPA; this comes from the coding sequence ATGGAGAACCCGCTGACCCCCGAGGTCCTCGCCGATCCGGTGCAGCTGACCCGCGCTCTGGTCGACATAGAGTCCGTATCCCTGAACGAGAAGGCGATCGCCGACTGTGTCGAAGAGGTGCTGCGGGGCGTATCGCACCTGACGACTCACCGGCACGGCAACACGGTGATGGCGCGCACCGACCTCGGTCGGTCGCAGCGCGTCGTGTTGGCCGGGCACCTCGACACGGTGCCGCTGAACAACAACTTTCCGTCGACCATGCGCGGCGACCTGATGTACGGCTGCGGCACCTCCGACATGAAGTCCGGTGTCGCGTACGCGCTGCACCTGGCGGTGACGCTGCCCGACCCGCGCTACGACGTGACGTACTTCTTCTACGAGGCCGAGGAGATCGAGTCGCAGTACAACGGGCTCAACCTGGTCCACCAGGCGTACCCGGAGTGGCTGGAGGCGGACTTCGCGGTGCTGCTGGAGCCGACGTACGGCATCGTCGAGGCGGGCTGTCAGGGCACCATGCGGGCCATCGTGACGACGACGGGTGAGCGGGCGCACGCGGCGCGCTCCTGGCACGGTGTGAACGCCATCCACGCGGCCGGTGAGGTGCTGCGGCGGCTCCAAGCGTACGAGGCACGCCGGGTCACCATCGAGGGGTGCGACTTCCGCGAGGGAATGAACGCGGTGCGGATCAACGGTGGCGTCGCCGGCAACGTGATCCCCGATCGCTGCGAGATCGAGGTCAACTACCGGTACGCGCCGGACCGCGACCCGGCGGCGGCGGAGGAGCACCTGCGGGAGGTCTTCGCCGGCTTCGAGGTGGCGGTGACCGATGCGGCGGCCGGTGCAGCCCCCGGGCTGGAGGCGGCTCCGGCTAAGGAGTTCCTGGCGGCGGTGGGCGCGGCGCCGATCGGCAAGCTGGGCTGGACGGACGTGGCCCGGTTCGCGGCCATGGGGATCCCCGCGCTGAACTTCGGTCCGGGTGACCCCAACCTCGCCCACCACAAGGACGAGCACGTCGAGATCAGCAAGATCCGTGACGGTGCGGCAACCCTGCACCGTTGGCTGGCCCCAGCCTGA
- a CDS encoding ABC transporter permease, whose amino-acid sequence MASDTLTSSARTDAEITGLDALEIAGRDKEVSRGARIWAATWPKLAALAIAIATWQFVVWSGWKPPYSLPAPLEVGRELVAQAQGPQLWDGLLTTLQRAALGYVFSVAVGLLLGLAVARSTVLRAAIGSMITALQTMPSIAWFPLAILLFELSEKAIFFVVVLGAAPSIANGVISGVDYVPPLLLRAGRNLGARGLNLYRYVIAPAALPAIVAGLKQGWAFSWRSLMAGELLVSGISQTSLGAQLTYSRELSDAPWLLSTMIVILVVGLVVDAAFGAADKAIRRRWGVLDQAGN is encoded by the coding sequence ATGGCCAGTGACACCCTCACCAGTTCGGCGCGTACCGACGCAGAGATCACCGGCCTCGACGCGCTGGAGATCGCCGGCCGGGACAAGGAGGTCTCCCGGGGCGCCCGGATCTGGGCAGCCACCTGGCCCAAGCTGGCCGCGCTCGCCATCGCCATCGCCACCTGGCAGTTCGTGGTCTGGTCGGGCTGGAAGCCGCCGTACTCACTGCCGGCCCCGCTGGAGGTCGGCCGCGAGCTGGTGGCCCAGGCCCAGGGCCCGCAGCTCTGGGACGGCCTGCTCACCACGCTGCAGCGGGCCGCCCTCGGGTACGTTTTCTCGGTCGCCGTCGGCCTGCTGCTGGGCCTCGCGGTGGCCCGGTCCACGGTGCTGCGCGCCGCCATCGGCTCGATGATCACCGCGTTGCAGACCATGCCGTCGATCGCCTGGTTCCCGCTGGCCATCCTGCTCTTCGAGCTGAGCGAGAAGGCGATCTTCTTCGTGGTGGTGCTCGGCGCGGCGCCGTCCATCGCCAACGGGGTGATCTCCGGCGTGGACTACGTGCCGCCGCTGCTGCTGCGCGCCGGCCGCAACCTGGGCGCCCGAGGGCTCAACCTCTACCGGTACGTCATCGCGCCGGCCGCCCTGCCGGCGATCGTCGCCGGGCTCAAGCAGGGTTGGGCCTTCTCCTGGCGCAGCCTGATGGCCGGTGAGCTGCTCGTGAGCGGAATCTCGCAGACCTCGCTCGGCGCCCAGCTCACCTACTCCCGCGAGTTGTCCGACGCGCCCTGGCTGCTCTCCACCATGATCGTCATCCTGGTCGTCGGCCTGGTTGTGGACGCCGCGTTCGGCGCGGCGGACAAGGCGATCCGGCGTCGCTGGGGCGTGCTCGACCAGGCGGGCAACTGA
- a CDS encoding TIGR00730 family Rossman fold protein → MSQSNGREAGHGPGRERHRGAVTLRRGAIPSSTADQRLLDSRGRGDWKTKDAWRALRILSEFVEGFDTLADLPSAVSVFGSARSGPDSAECQLAEQVGAALARAGYAVITGGGPGVMEAANRGASEAGGLSVGLGIELPFEQGINEWVDLAIDFRYFFARKTMFVKYAQAFVVLPGGFGTMDELFEALTLVQTGKVTRFPVVLMGVAYWQGLLDWLRDTMAADGKIGPVDLDLICLTDDVNAAVRHIVEAEAALSVEQEAVRDEAVARTGADQQAAAEQAAEQPRDN, encoded by the coding sequence ATGAGCCAGAGCAACGGGCGGGAGGCCGGTCACGGTCCGGGACGAGAGCGGCACCGGGGCGCGGTCACGCTGCGCAGAGGCGCGATCCCGAGCAGCACCGCCGATCAGCGGTTGCTGGATTCACGTGGTCGGGGCGACTGGAAGACCAAGGACGCGTGGCGCGCGCTGCGCATCCTCTCCGAGTTCGTCGAAGGCTTCGACACCCTCGCCGACCTGCCGTCGGCGGTCAGCGTCTTCGGCTCCGCGCGCAGCGGGCCGGACAGCGCCGAGTGCCAGCTGGCCGAGCAGGTGGGCGCCGCGCTGGCCCGAGCCGGCTACGCCGTGATCACCGGGGGTGGGCCGGGGGTGATGGAGGCCGCCAACCGCGGCGCCAGCGAGGCCGGCGGGCTCTCCGTCGGGCTCGGCATCGAGCTTCCGTTCGAGCAGGGCATCAACGAGTGGGTCGACCTCGCCATCGACTTCCGCTACTTCTTCGCCCGCAAGACGATGTTCGTCAAGTACGCCCAGGCGTTCGTCGTACTGCCCGGCGGGTTCGGCACGATGGACGAGCTGTTCGAGGCGCTCACCCTGGTGCAGACCGGCAAGGTCACCCGGTTCCCGGTGGTGCTCATGGGGGTCGCCTACTGGCAGGGCCTGCTCGACTGGCTGCGCGACACGATGGCCGCCGACGGCAAGATCGGGCCGGTCGATCTGGACCTGATCTGCCTCACCGACGACGTCAACGCCGCGGTCCGGCACATCGTCGAGGCGGAGGCCGCACTCTCCGTCGAGCAGGAGGCGGTCCGCGACGAGGCCGTCGCCCGTACCGGCGCGGACCAGCAGGCCGCCGCCGAACAGGCCGCCGAGCAGCCGCGGGACAACTGA
- a CDS encoding TIGR00730 family Rossman fold protein has protein sequence MAAICVFCASSRTLDQRWLDLAAETGAELARRGHTLVSGGGCVGMMGALADGARSAGGRTVGVIPQSLVDLEVADLASDELLVTDSMASRKTLMIEKSDAFLTLPGGLGTLDELFEVWTTATLALHSKPMVLIDTDGFYRPLLDWLDALADQNFLKSAGRNLLTVATSVPAALDTLESHLT, from the coding sequence ATGGCGGCGATCTGCGTCTTCTGCGCCTCCTCCCGCACCCTCGATCAGCGCTGGTTGGACCTGGCCGCCGAGACCGGTGCGGAGCTGGCCCGGCGCGGGCACACGTTGGTCAGTGGTGGCGGCTGCGTCGGCATGATGGGCGCACTGGCCGACGGCGCGCGATCCGCCGGTGGGCGCACCGTGGGGGTGATCCCACAGTCGCTGGTCGATCTGGAGGTCGCCGACCTGGCCTCGGACGAGCTGCTGGTGACCGACTCGATGGCCAGCCGCAAGACCCTGATGATCGAGAAGTCGGACGCGTTCCTCACCCTGCCCGGCGGACTGGGCACCCTGGACGAGCTGTTCGAGGTCTGGACCACCGCGACTCTCGCTCTGCACTCGAAGCCGATGGTGCTGATCGACACCGACGGGTTCTACCGTCCACTCCTGGACTGGCTCGACGCGCTGGCCGACCAGAACTTCCTCAAGTCCGCCGGCCGCAATCTCCTGACGGTGGCCACGTCCGTCCCCGCCGCCCTGGACACCCTGGAGTCCCACCTAACCTGA
- a CDS encoding DEAD/DEAH box helicase — translation MTTVIPSFAHTDLAPALLTALTAQGITEPFPIQTATLPDSLAGRDVLGRGRTGSGKTLAFGLALLSRTAGRKARPGRPLALVLVPTRELAQQVTTALAPYARAVGLRCTTVVGGLSLQRQADALRAGAEVVVATPGRLHDLINRGDARLDQVEITVLDEADQMADMGFLPQVTKLLEQVAPQGQRMLFSATLDGGVDRLVRRFLSNPVTHSVDPGTATVTAMTHHVLHVDALDKPDALTRIAAREGRTILFMGTKHRADRLARQLLSKGVRAAALHGGKSQPQRTRILEQFRNGQVTALVATDVAARGIHVDGLDMVVNVDPPTEAKDYLHRGGRTARAGESGSVVTLVLPEQRRDVSRLMATAGIRPESVQVRSDGEALARVTGAREPSGVPVTIVAPPAPAGRVRTAGSSAADGGARPAHRASGRSRRPRRPRTV, via the coding sequence ATGACCACAGTTATTCCTTCTTTCGCTCATACCGACCTGGCACCGGCGCTGCTCACCGCGCTGACCGCGCAGGGCATCACCGAGCCGTTCCCGATCCAGACGGCGACGCTGCCCGACTCGCTCGCCGGCCGGGACGTGCTGGGCCGGGGTCGTACCGGCTCCGGCAAGACCCTCGCCTTCGGGCTTGCGCTGCTGTCCCGCACCGCCGGCCGTAAGGCCCGGCCGGGTCGCCCGCTGGCCCTGGTGCTGGTGCCGACCCGCGAGCTGGCCCAGCAGGTCACCACCGCGCTGGCCCCGTACGCCCGCGCCGTCGGGCTGCGCTGCACCACCGTCGTCGGCGGTCTGTCGTTGCAGCGGCAGGCGGACGCGCTGCGCGCTGGCGCCGAGGTGGTTGTCGCCACCCCCGGCCGGTTGCACGACCTGATCAACCGTGGTGACGCCCGGCTCGACCAGGTCGAGATCACCGTGCTGGACGAGGCCGACCAGATGGCCGACATGGGCTTCCTGCCGCAGGTCACCAAGCTGCTGGAGCAGGTCGCGCCGCAGGGGCAGCGGATGCTGTTCTCCGCCACCCTGGACGGCGGTGTGGACCGGCTGGTCCGCCGCTTCCTGAGCAACCCGGTGACCCACTCGGTCGACCCGGGCACGGCCACCGTCACCGCGATGACCCACCACGTGCTGCACGTCGACGCGCTGGACAAGCCCGACGCGCTCACCCGGATCGCCGCCCGTGAGGGCCGCACCATCCTGTTCATGGGCACCAAGCACCGCGCCGACCGGCTGGCCCGCCAGTTGCTCTCCAAGGGCGTACGCGCGGCCGCGCTGCACGGCGGCAAGTCCCAGCCGCAGCGCACCCGGATCCTGGAGCAGTTCCGCAACGGCCAGGTGACCGCCCTGGTCGCCACCGACGTGGCGGCCCGGGGCATCCACGTGGATGGCCTGGACATGGTGGTCAACGTGGACCCGCCGACCGAGGCGAAGGACTACCTGCACCGGGGCGGCCGGACCGCCCGGGCCGGCGAGTCCGGCTCCGTGGTCACCCTGGTCCTGCCCGAGCAGCGCCGGGACGTGTCCCGGCTGATGGCCACCGCCGGTATCCGGCCCGAGTCGGTCCAGGTGCGCTCCGATGGCGAGGCGCTGGCCCGGGTGACCGGTGCTCGCGAGCCGTCCGGAGTGCCGGTGACCATCGTGGCCCCGCCGGCGCCTGCTGGTCGGGTCCGTACGGCCGGCAGCTCGGCTGCCGACGGTGGCGCCCGGCCGGCGCACCGCGCGTCGGGTCGGTCCCGCCGCCCGCGCCGCCCCCGCACCGTCTGA
- a CDS encoding ABC transporter ATP-binding protein: protein MTSTTTAPGSATTAVALSGVTKVYGRGANAVLALDGVSLDVAPGEFVCLVGASGCGKSTLLNLVAGLDRVSGGQITLARDAKPGLMFQEPALFPWLTVDANVEVPLKLRRLPRAERRKRVAELLRTVHLADFGRKRPHELSGGMRQRVALARTLALDTPVLLMDEPFGALDAMTRDILHDELERIWSERKLSVLFVTHNVREAARLADRIILLSSRPGRIIYSTEVNIPRPRRIDSPEVAAIAAEVTERLRTEVGRHGQ, encoded by the coding sequence ATGACGTCGACCACGACGGCGCCGGGGAGCGCGACCACCGCGGTCGCGCTCTCCGGCGTGACCAAGGTGTACGGGCGCGGGGCGAACGCCGTCCTGGCCCTGGACGGTGTGTCGCTGGACGTCGCGCCCGGCGAGTTCGTCTGCCTGGTCGGTGCGTCCGGCTGCGGCAAGAGCACTCTGCTCAACCTGGTGGCCGGGCTGGACCGGGTCAGCGGTGGGCAGATCACCCTGGCCCGCGACGCCAAACCGGGCCTGATGTTCCAGGAGCCGGCGCTCTTCCCGTGGCTGACCGTCGACGCCAATGTGGAGGTGCCACTAAAGCTGCGCCGGCTGCCCCGAGCCGAGCGACGTAAGCGGGTCGCCGAGCTGCTGCGTACGGTGCACCTGGCCGACTTCGGCCGTAAGCGCCCGCACGAGCTCTCCGGCGGGATGCGGCAGCGGGTCGCGCTGGCCCGCACCCTGGCCCTGGACACCCCGGTGCTGCTCATGGACGAGCCGTTCGGCGCGCTGGACGCGATGACCCGGGACATCCTGCACGACGAGCTGGAACGGATCTGGTCCGAGCGCAAGCTCTCGGTGCTCTTCGTGACGCACAACGTCCGCGAGGCCGCTCGGCTGGCCGACCGGATCATCCTGCTCTCCAGCCGGCCCGGTCGGATCATCTACTCCACCGAGGTGAACATCCCGCGCCCTCGTCGGATCGACTCCCCCGAGGTCGCCGCCATCGCCGCCGAAGTCACCGAGCGGCTCCGTACGGAGGTGGGCCGGCATGGCCAGTGA
- a CDS encoding RrF2 family transcriptional regulator, whose protein sequence is MYVSARSDYALRAMLAVAAASRGGDGDGGGGGGGLVKAASLAEVQDIPLSFLQGILLDLRRAGLLHSHRGADGGYALTRPPDQITVGDVLRAVGGSLTTVRGLPAERAGYHGVAAGLTDVWLAVHGAIATVVDSTTLANLLTHNSTDHAPTTS, encoded by the coding sequence GTGTACGTCTCCGCGCGCAGCGACTATGCGCTCCGGGCGATGCTCGCCGTCGCCGCCGCCAGCCGCGGTGGCGACGGCGACGGCGGTGGTGGTGGCGGCGGGTTGGTGAAGGCGGCCAGTCTGGCCGAGGTGCAGGACATCCCGCTCAGCTTCCTACAGGGCATCCTGCTCGATCTGCGCCGAGCTGGTCTGCTGCACAGCCATCGCGGCGCCGACGGCGGGTACGCGCTGACCCGCCCACCCGACCAGATCACCGTCGGGGACGTGCTGCGCGCGGTCGGCGGCTCGCTCACCACGGTGCGCGGTCTGCCGGCCGAGCGCGCCGGTTACCACGGGGTGGCCGCGGGGCTGACCGATGTGTGGCTGGCGGTGCACGGGGCCATCGCCACGGTGGTCGACAGCACCACCCTGGCCAACCTGCTCACCCACAACTCGACCGACCACGCCCCCACCACCTCGTGA
- a CDS encoding ABC transporter substrate-binding protein, with amino-acid sequence MRRLPLRRLVTLATLAVVGAATLGSTAACGDDSEGASGSSGPVTLRLGYFPNITHASAVVGVEKGIFAEKLGANVKLDPKTFNAGPAAIEAVFSGALDATYIGPNPTVNAFSKSKGEAVRVVSGAASGGVALVVKPGITGAQDLKGKKIATPQLGNTQDVAIRYWLKQQGLTTTKEGGGDVKIVPQENAQTIETFNSGGIDGAWVPEPFVSRLVNAGGKVLVDERDLWPDKKFVITNLLVSTKFLKAHPDVVQKLVDGQVAANEFVNSKPDEAQQAISDAIGKITGKPLDLKLIKQAWPTLEFTNDPISSSLKAGLDHAVDVGLTEPVDLKGLYDLTYLNNALKAQGKPEVVQP; translated from the coding sequence ATGAGACGGCTCCCCCTGCGCCGGTTGGTCACCCTGGCCACCCTCGCCGTGGTCGGCGCGGCGACCCTGGGCAGCACCGCCGCGTGCGGCGACGACAGCGAGGGCGCGAGCGGCAGCTCCGGCCCGGTGACGCTGCGCCTCGGCTACTTCCCCAACATCACCCACGCGTCGGCGGTCGTCGGCGTGGAGAAGGGCATCTTCGCTGAGAAGCTCGGTGCCAACGTCAAGCTGGACCCGAAGACCTTCAACGCCGGCCCGGCCGCCATCGAGGCCGTTTTCTCCGGCGCGCTGGACGCCACCTACATCGGTCCGAACCCGACCGTGAACGCCTTCTCCAAGTCCAAGGGCGAGGCCGTCCGGGTCGTCTCCGGTGCGGCCTCCGGCGGCGTCGCGCTGGTGGTCAAGCCCGGCATCACGGGCGCACAGGACCTGAAGGGCAAGAAGATCGCCACCCCGCAGCTGGGCAACACCCAGGACGTGGCGATCCGTTACTGGCTCAAGCAGCAGGGCCTCACCACCACCAAGGAGGGTGGTGGCGACGTCAAGATCGTGCCGCAGGAGAACGCCCAGACGATCGAGACGTTCAACAGCGGCGGGATCGACGGCGCCTGGGTGCCCGAGCCGTTCGTCTCCCGCCTGGTCAACGCCGGCGGCAAGGTGCTGGTCGACGAGCGTGACCTGTGGCCGGACAAGAAGTTCGTCATCACCAACCTGTTGGTCAGCACGAAGTTCCTCAAGGCGCACCCGGACGTGGTGCAGAAGCTGGTCGACGGCCAGGTGGCCGCCAACGAGTTCGTCAACAGCAAGCCCGACGAGGCGCAGCAGGCCATCTCCGACGCGATCGGCAAGATCACCGGCAAGCCGCTGGACCTGAAGCTGATCAAGCAGGCGTGGCCGACCTTGGAATTCACCAACGACCCGATCTCCTCCTCCCTGAAGGCCGGGCTCGACCACGCCGTCGACGTGGGACTGACCGAGCCGGTGGACCTCAAGGGCCTGTACGACCTGACGTACCTCAACAACGCGCTCAAGGCGCAGGGGAAGCCCGAGGTCGTCCAGCCATGA
- a CDS encoding ATP-dependent helicase → MSQPTLFGAGPAPAPRLADSGPRYTPMELAKLLRLPAPTREQAAIIAAPVEPLLVVAGAGSGKTETMAARVVWLVANSYVRPEQILGLTFTRKAAGELAHRVRARLDQLIRRLGRQGRDPLDDPLAGEPTVSTYHSYAGRIVTEHGLRAGYEPSTRLLTEASRWQLVDLLVRNYDGDMSEVDRMPSTITDAVLALAGELDEHLVAPDQLAAWTGRFFAEVQSRPGRVYADVRKALNLQQTRLRLLPLVRAYARRKEDFEAMDFADQLARAARVARDHPGVGEIERDRFRAVLLDEYQDTSHAQVVLLNALFGGGHPVTAVGDPCQSIYGWRGASAGTLDRFPTEFARTDGQPAQALGLTTSWRNRPEILRVANALSTPLRAAGAQVPELRSALTVQDPIPHRSPGGAAGGTVHCAMLPTYADEAGWIADSVLAAWRGAARLPGAAPEHIPVAQRPTTAVLVRVRSQIPAIESALRERGLPVEVVGLGGLLDTPEVRDVVCTLRVLADPTDGAALLRLLTGARWRIGPRDLVALHRRARAIANARRQVAADDTSEISPDLLDEATLVEALADLGPAQAYSAEGFARLRAYGRELALLRYRLDQALPDLIADIERTIGLDVEVAVRAGRDGAGDAGLARGHLDALGDVAARFSGETPGATLSGFLSYLAAAEDEERGLAPGEVEVVEGAVQVVTAHAAKGLEWDVVAVAGLSRGLWPGPVRNSDHWLGGLGVLPFPLRGDADGLPELALDEAADQRAVARAVTDFTDAWRAHDEREERRLTYVAVTRPRRLLLCSGYWWGEGTKRPRGPSVFLREVYDACLDGGPGHLIDAWAPEPTPDATNPTAEVVLRAEWPADPLGGRRPALAEAAGLVRRLMTDGPAAVVAGPVVSNDPEVGPELDSGVDPEVARWQREADLLLAERAELTRLSGAVEVALPGQLSVTQLVALRRDPAALARTLRRPVPAEPNPYARRGTAFHAWLEQRFGADRLLDLDELPGAADADAAPDEALVELQERFLASEWADRSPVEVEVPFATVIAGVVVRGRMDAVFARPGGRFDVVDWKTGAQPAGTAAEVAAVQLAVYRLAWAELAGVPVDRVGAAFHYVRHGVTVRPADLLDVTGLTAMIAQLPEDSAQH, encoded by the coding sequence GTGAGCCAACCCACCCTGTTCGGCGCGGGTCCCGCGCCGGCGCCCCGGCTGGCGGACTCCGGGCCCCGGTACACGCCGATGGAGCTGGCCAAGCTGCTGCGGTTGCCGGCGCCGACCCGGGAGCAGGCCGCGATCATCGCCGCCCCGGTGGAGCCGCTGCTGGTGGTCGCGGGAGCCGGGTCGGGCAAGACCGAGACGATGGCCGCGCGGGTCGTCTGGCTGGTGGCCAACTCGTACGTGCGCCCGGAGCAGATCCTCGGGCTGACCTTCACCCGTAAGGCGGCGGGCGAGCTGGCTCACCGCGTACGGGCCCGGCTCGACCAACTGATCCGCCGCCTCGGCCGGCAGGGACGGGATCCGCTGGACGACCCGCTCGCCGGTGAGCCCACCGTCTCCACGTACCACTCGTACGCCGGACGGATCGTCACCGAGCACGGGCTGCGCGCCGGTTACGAGCCGTCCACCCGGCTGCTCACCGAGGCGTCCCGCTGGCAGTTGGTCGACCTGCTGGTGCGCAACTACGACGGCGACATGTCCGAGGTGGACCGGATGCCGAGCACCATCACCGACGCGGTGCTGGCGCTCGCGGGGGAGCTGGACGAGCACCTGGTCGCGCCGGACCAACTGGCGGCCTGGACCGGTCGGTTCTTCGCCGAGGTTCAGTCCCGGCCGGGTCGGGTGTACGCCGACGTGCGCAAGGCGCTCAACCTGCAGCAGACCCGGTTGCGCCTGCTGCCGCTGGTGCGGGCGTACGCCCGGCGCAAGGAGGACTTCGAGGCGATGGACTTCGCCGACCAGCTCGCGCGGGCGGCCCGGGTGGCCCGGGATCACCCGGGGGTCGGCGAGATCGAGCGGGACCGCTTCCGGGCGGTGCTGCTCGACGAATACCAGGACACCAGTCACGCCCAGGTGGTGCTGCTCAACGCGCTGTTCGGTGGCGGGCACCCGGTGACCGCGGTGGGCGACCCGTGTCAGTCGATCTACGGCTGGCGGGGGGCCAGTGCCGGCACCCTGGACCGGTTCCCCACCGAGTTCGCCCGCACCGACGGTCAGCCGGCCCAGGCGCTTGGGCTCACCACGAGCTGGCGCAACCGCCCGGAGATCCTCCGGGTGGCGAACGCGCTGTCGACACCGCTGCGGGCGGCGGGTGCCCAGGTGCCGGAGCTGCGCTCCGCGCTGACCGTCCAGGACCCGATCCCGCACCGCAGCCCGGGTGGTGCGGCCGGCGGCACGGTGCACTGCGCGATGCTGCCCACGTACGCCGACGAGGCCGGCTGGATCGCCGACAGTGTCCTCGCCGCCTGGCGTGGGGCGGCCCGGCTGCCGGGCGCGGCCCCCGAGCACATCCCGGTGGCGCAGCGCCCGACGACCGCCGTGCTGGTCCGGGTCCGCAGTCAGATTCCGGCGATCGAGTCGGCGCTGCGCGAGCGCGGCCTCCCGGTGGAGGTGGTGGGGCTGGGCGGCCTGCTGGACACCCCCGAGGTACGCGACGTGGTCTGCACGTTGCGGGTGCTGGCCGACCCGACCGACGGTGCCGCGCTGCTGCGGTTGCTCACCGGCGCCCGTTGGCGGATCGGGCCGCGCGACCTGGTGGCGTTGCACCGCCGGGCTCGGGCCATCGCCAACGCGCGGCGACAGGTGGCCGCCGACGACACCTCGGAGATCAGCCCCGACCTGCTGGACGAGGCGACTCTGGTGGAGGCGTTGGCCGATCTCGGGCCGGCGCAGGCGTACTCGGCGGAGGGCTTCGCGCGGCTGCGCGCGTACGGCCGGGAGTTGGCGCTGTTGCGCTACCGGTTGGACCAGGCCCTGCCGGACCTGATCGCGGACATCGAGCGGACCATCGGCCTGGACGTGGAGGTAGCGGTGCGGGCCGGCCGGGACGGCGCTGGCGACGCCGGCCTGGCCCGGGGTCACCTGGACGCCCTGGGTGACGTGGCGGCCCGGTTCAGCGGGGAGACGCCCGGCGCGACGCTCTCCGGGTTCCTGTCCTATCTGGCCGCCGCCGAGGACGAGGAGCGGGGTCTGGCGCCGGGCGAGGTCGAGGTGGTGGAGGGGGCGGTGCAGGTGGTGACCGCGCACGCCGCCAAGGGCCTGGAGTGGGACGTGGTGGCGGTGGCCGGGCTGAGCCGTGGGCTGTGGCCGGGGCCGGTACGCAACTCCGACCATTGGTTGGGCGGGCTGGGCGTGCTGCCGTTCCCCCTGCGCGGCGACGCCGACGGGTTGCCCGAGTTGGCGCTCGACGAGGCGGCGGACCAGCGGGCGGTGGCTCGGGCGGTGACCGACTTCACCGACGCGTGGCGGGCCCACGACGAGCGGGAGGAACGCCGCCTGACGTACGTGGCGGTCACCCGGCCGCGCCGGCTGCTGCTCTGCTCCGGCTACTGGTGGGGCGAGGGCACGAAGCGGCCGCGAGGTCCGTCGGTCTTCCTCCGCGAGGTGTACGACGCCTGCCTCGACGGCGGGCCGGGGCACCTGATCGACGCGTGGGCGCCGGAGCCGACCCCGGATGCGACGAACCCCACGGCTGAGGTGGTGCTCCGCGCCGAGTGGCCGGCCGACCCGCTGGGCGGGCGCCGGCCGGCGCTGGCCGAGGCCGCCGGGCTGGTGCGCCGCCTGATGACCGACGGTCCGGCTGCGGTGGTCGCCGGGCCGGTGGTGTCGAACGACCCGGAGGTCGGTCCCGAGCTGGACTCTGGGGTGGACCCGGAGGTGGCGCGTTGGCAGCGCGAGGCGGACCTGCTGCTGGCTGAGCGGGCCGAGCTGACCCGGCTCTCCGGTGCGGTCGAGGTGGCCCTGCCCGGGCAGTTGAGCGTCACCCAGCTTGTCGCGTTGCGGCGCGACCCGGCGGCGCTGGCCCGTACGCTGCGCCGCCCGGTGCCGGCCGAGCCCAACCCGTACGCCCGCCGAGGCACCGCCTTCCACGCCTGGTTGGAGCAGCGCTTCGGTGCTGACCGCCTATTGGACCTGGACGAGCTGCCCGGTGCGGCCGACGCGGATGCCGCGCCCGACGAGGCGCTCGTCGAGCTCCAGGAGCGGTTCCTGGCCAGCGAGTGGGCCGACCGGTCACCGGTGGAGGTGGAGGTCCCGTTCGCCACGGTGATCGCCGGAGTCGTGGTGCGGGGGCGGATGGACGCGGTCTTCGCCCGGCCGGGTGGACGGTTCGACGTGGTCGACTGGAAGACCGGCGCGCAGCCCGCCGGGACGGCCGCGGAGGTGGCCGCCGTGCAGTTGGCCGTGTACCGGCTGGCCTGGGCGGAGCTGGCGGGTGTGCCGGTCGACCGGGTGGGCGCGGCGTTCCATTACGTCCGGCACGGGGTGACGGTCCGGCCCGCCGATCTGCTGGATGTGACGGGGCTCACGGCCATGATCGCCCAGTTGCCCGAAGATTCCGCCCAACATTGA